Within the Erigeron canadensis isolate Cc75 chromosome 6, C_canadensis_v1, whole genome shotgun sequence genome, the region AAGAAGAGGGTACTCTTATTGTCCATAAAAAGTTACCTCTTTACCTTATTCCTACCAAACACAGTTGGGAAGACTAatgataaaagatatataatgtaGATTTGTGCACCTAGAACAATAAGGTGTAACATAAATACTCTGTTGAGATTTAATCTTGACTTATTTAAGTTTATTAGTTGGGTCTACTTGGTTGCTTGCATGGAATAAAAAGAAATCTCAAATATGTACGTGGGCGCGCAGTGGGCTACTCAATGTTGGGTGATCTTCAtgtgtttattttaatttgtagtttatttaGTAGTTTGTTTTTAGTATTTAGTAGTCAATGGCATGTGTCAGGGGTGTTTCACTAAACTTGCTATGCGGAGACCCGAGGGAGTTTACTCTAAGGTCTTGAATTCAagccttggtaggttctcctcgaTGGTATTTTCCAATAGAGGAGGTGGTATGATGAGAAaggctatttaagatccgcttagtgcgaGATCTTTTTGTTGTGTGATTAACACATATCATACGCATCTGAAGTAAAATTTActtggtaaaaaaaaagaaaagtcaaTAGCATGCGTCTTTTATCTAGGAGGAATGGGTCTTTATGTTGACCGGTTATTTAGAGTCAAGAGACGTTGGAGAGTGGCTTAAAATTAGGAGAAGGTGATTGTGTCAGTTGGTATTTGTAGGCTGCCATGCTTTTGGTGAATGAAAGTAACAATTCCTTTTTGCAAACTATACTCTCtgcatattttctttttatataattctCCATATCatcacatatttatatatatattagttgcgAGTATATCTTGTGCCTGATATCCAACATACTCAACAAGAATTTTTGCAACTTATTGGAGCATGTATCGGATTTGTGAAAATTTTGTAGTGGAGTTTATGTTTTACATCAAAATTTTAGATAGTTTATACATCAAAATGTTACACGAAGGTTGATCGCCATATCACAAAATCTCAATTTTACATACTTATAAATTTGTAATGGGACCATTTGTAATTAAATGCTTAAAGGTGTATAAGATTACAAACTTGTGCCTTTTTCATTAGATGTAGAGCCATGAATTGATATCAGGGAAGAGGTCAGGGGCTCTCTAGTGTGGACCTGGTTAAAATAACGTAAGTTAGATCATCTTTTGCAAGCAAATGATCtacatctttcaaaaaaaaaaaaaggaagagggGTGGGTAGCGGTTGTTTGGTTGGAAAGACCTAtttgaatacatatattttttaacagcgagttaTTAGTTAgtttagcattcgagacaccacagtgaTATCCAATTGGGCAATTAATACGCGGAGTTCGAATCACGCATGCCTGGATGAAACCCATAActctaaaaaaaactcaaataatCCACCCCTACAAATGTAGGTTATTAGATTTGAACTCTGGTGGATTTTCTCAATTCAAGGTTTAAGACGTCCTTATCAATGAGTCACCAACCCATTGACATCATTGtatttaaatatatcatttctcatTGATTTAACTTTTGAAATGAAAACTAACACGATAAATGGTTAGTTAGAAAGGACCAAATACTTTAGAGGATCTATATTCATTATACTAGATGGATGGCCGTGTGTTGTAGCGGTAAAAATAGACAACGTTTGAAGTGGGATGTGAAGcgggagggggggggggtgagttagggtttttgtttgtGTGGGGATATCAGTTtcttttataagggagtataaaTATGTCTTTTTTCGTAATTTTTCTTTATCAGAAGTCTAAATAGTTGattgatttttaaaagtttggATTAACCCTAGAGGTGAGGTCACGATTATTCTTGTttcattaaaagttaaaataaattatctaattttttttacttgataatttaaaaattaaaaacttaatcattcagtcaaatttcatgtttatttttttattaaataaataaagatgacGTACCGTCAATTACGTACCtaaattttacttaatacataccgATATTATTTAgacatttaaaatttaatatactcGACGcacttaatgaaaaaaaataaaataaatgaaacgGGCTCCATGCCAAAAGTTTGGATCAACCGTTACGTGAAGTAACAATAGTAGCTGCACCAACACAATgctataatacatttttttaaaatctcttataaagttattaattaaattagacgTGCTTCAAGTGTtcaatacaaaacaaaagaattaGATGTCCTCCAACTTAACGACTTATATATGGAACTTTTAAAAggtaatatttattaaaatcgAACCGAAATATACAACTAATACAATAAGATTTCGTTCCTTTTCATCTCAACCTAATAATACTAGCtttctctattttttatttttaatttacttacaTGCCTTCGAAGactaaattaatattattggCTTTAATCTCATATTTTCAGTATGGAGATTTTAAAAGTGTACGTGTATAAATGTgagtaaatatttacaatttagattagatttttcttttaaacaatgTTTTAACTAcgtacattttcttttttagaaCGTCAAATATGTTTAACTACGTTAGTGAGTGCCAATTACCAACAATTTCAAGAAAACCGTCTCAATTTTTGTTTAATGGTCATTTCAACCTTATTAGAAATGCCAGAGAGTATAGAaaaacatttctttttaattagttatgaTACCGTTAATTGAATGATATGGTCGTTACTCATGGATAGTAGTAGATCCAGAGATTTTAGTAAGAGtggacacttttttttttttttacaaactaaAGAACCTGTGTGTGAATAAGTGAattgtaaaataaaagttacaaaatatatCACACATGCGTGTGTGTGAAACTATAAAGAAGAAAAACCTTTTATCATAAGCTTTAGATtctgaaaagaaaaggaaaaaaaaaagcaattggGCATTTTTAGGAACTTACTCATTTTCTAGTCGGCttgatagttaaaaaaaaaagagaaaaaagtttAGTTGGGCTTTCGTTTTGAAGGTGGGCCTTTACCCCTCTTGGTTACATGCTGGATTCGCCAATGCTAGTCATGCACACAGCACACCCACATGTCATGATGTCATTCATGGctaacaaaattcaaaaatccAAGTATCACAAGATCATAAGCTGGCCAGTGATATGAATATTGTATTGAATGAACCTTTTAGAtaaatactttataatatattgttttatttttattgttattgttattggaCTCTTTCGTGAAACTACAATTGatcatatataaaagttaaataattttaagtttagaAGAAATTAaactttgattgtaatccgtgGTGGAGATCGACAAAGGAGGGCTGGGTGGTGCCAAGTCTCCCCAATAGGCGCAAATGCCATGGATTTCTATAATCCGCCCGAGGATTTCTCAAACTTTATATAGTATAGTCTCCTCCAATACAAGTCGTATCCTGGCTATTGCAATTAATAACTATGAGAATAACCAACAATACTTAAACCCTTGAGATGGTGATAGATTcaaagatttgaatatgagaagcaaaaaagaaaatcttactTGAACATCAAAAGAGCTATAAACATCAAAAGAACTAACTTTTGCTTTGTAGGTGTTAGGAATGAGGATATATTTAtaagaatattttaaaaataagataagCACACTAGATTACACTTTAGGCACTTCACAGTTGGCAATTTGGAGAAAAACATTATACACTTGTTTAGAGGGAACCAATATAGTTGTGCATGTGAAATAGAATCAAAGGAATTGAGAAATCTTGGTTTGTGGCTTGTGGACTTGCTACTTTGTTGGATTACCATGTGTAGTAAGTAAATCCACAACATCAACGGAAACGTGGATCAGTTAATAGAGAAATTAATACAGTGTCTTCAAATTAAAGGGCTCCGAGTTTCTTGCTTATATTAAACGTGGATCGATACGTACCCATTTCAGTATAACCCAAAGGATCTGCAGACTGTAGGCTGAATGACCACAACCAAGGTGGGAATTAATTGTGATCAGTTAACCCCGTAAACTACTCCCACTATAAAGAGTTCCTGAATATATAGTCCCGGCCAGTTGATTGTGACTACGACTTcccatataattatataatccCAAATTTTGGTAGCTGTGATGCCTCAAATGAAGGGCAGTTTCAGTCCAATAATCATCACAAATTAACAGGGCAGTGAGATGATGAATGTATGTTAATATTACGGTTAACCAGAAACTAGATTAAAGCCGGGGTTGGGGGACCAATATATGTTGCCATATCACTAGCTATGATCGATATATAGTTCACCTGATTATTTTACTTCTTTCTCTATTCGCTGTTGATCAAACTACATTAtcatcatacttttttataatatcttTATCCATGCATAAAATCTAAtctcatatattatatttgtgcacatttttattttttatttcaattacaTTTTATATGCAATTAAAAGTTCTGGATGGACATTGACCAATTAATATAATCTATCAATATTGTCTTGTAACAAATCTACAAGGAGGATATATAGGTAATTCAGATTAATCTAAGCCAAGCGTCCATTCTATATAAGTGAGCATGTATAAACTTaagaaacacaatatcatcatcaaacaagaaCAAAAACCAATCAATCACATGGAAATCATCACTCTCTTCTCTTCATGGCTTTTTATAACAACGCCACTACTCTCCTTAATATTGTGCATGTTTTTATATAATCTCAGATTGATCAACAGGTCAGTCACTGCAGGCCATAAGCTTCCCCCAAACCCTCCAAAGCTTCCCATTATTGGAAACTTGCACCAATTACTAGGGAAACCGCGTCATCAAGCCCTTTGGGAACTTTCAAAAGAATACGGTCCcattatgttactttatgttGGTTCAAAACCTTACGTTGTCGTCTCTTCCTCTGACATGGCCAAACAAGTACTTAAAACTAACGATCACATATTTTGTTCGCGTCCAGTTTCCCAAGCCACCAAACGGTTTAGTTACAACAACATGGACATTGCTTTCTCGCCTTACAGCAATCACTGGAGAGAGATGCGCAAGCTTTTGGTGTCTGAGCTCCTTGGGCCAAAAAGAGCTAGATCATTTAACCATGTGTTGGTGTCAGAGATTGAGAGCATGATTTGTTCTTTATCTTTACATGCATCAGCAAACACAGCGGTAAACCTAAGTGAGTTGATTGTAGCTTCGGTAAAAGGTATGGTGTGTAAGGTGGCGTTTGGTAAAAATTATCTAGAACAACCACTTAACGGTCCATCATGGGAAGTGATGCTTGAAGAAACCGTTGACATATTGGGTGGGTCGCTTGGTGATTCTTTTCCATGGCTGGGTCGACTTATTGACCAACTTAGCGGATGGAATGGTAAGCTAGAGAAGTGTTTTAGTAATCTTGATTCCTACATCGACACGCTTGTTGATGGACACCACAATCACACCTTTGCAGCAATTAGCAACGACGATAAGGACTTTGTCCATACGTTGGTTGAGTTATCTTTGAAAGAGAATGCTTATGGCTACCAGTTGACTAGAGATGACATTAAAGCGATTGTAATGGTACGTAATTAAACATCTTACCTCTTTCCCTTAATTTTTGAAATGCTACTATATAAGATTTAGTTAGATTTAATTAAAAAGCAGATTTATgcaatatttattaaatatgaaaCTAATGTAAATAGACAACCTTTTAGGACGTACTTACAGGTGGAGTTGATACAACTGTTGTCACCCTAGTGTGGGCAATGTCAAAAATTGTTAGAAGTAGCAGAGTGATGCAAAAGTTGCAATGCGAAATCAGAAATTGTGCAGGAAAAATTCAAAAGGTAAATGAACTGGATATCACAAAAATGACATACTTGAAGATGGTGGTAAAGGAAACACTAAGATTGCACACGCCTGCTCCACTGTTGATCCCTCACGAAAGCTTAAGCCATTGCCAAATTGGTGGTTATGACGTCTTTCCTGGGACGACTGTATTAATCAATGGGTGGGGGATGGGAAGAGATCCAAGCATCTGGGGAGAGAATGCTGCCGAGTTCTACCCAGAGAGGTTTGAACATATTGACGTTGATTTTGGAGGGGGGAATTTTGAGATGGTTCCGTTTGGAGTGGGACGTAGGTCGTGCCCAGCGATGAACAATGCTCTGGCAACGGTGGAGTTCATGATAGCAAATCTTCTTTATTGGTTTGATTGGGAAGTTCCTAGCGGAATGAAGAACCAAGACTTGAACATGGACGAGGCGGGTTCCCTTGTTGTTCGCAAGAAATTACCACTTCATCTTGTGCCCAAAATCAAGCATAATTAATAGGAAAGCCTATATGTATTGAAATATCCACTCTATGTTTACCTCGTTTTCTCAATACTTTGAATAAAACTACTTTCTCTAGGTGAATCAAACTATGAAATAACTATCAGATAAATTGAACTGATTTTTATCTATGGATCGAATTACTTGGGAGCTCAAAGTAATAAGACAGGTTAAATTACATTTGAGGTAGGTGGTCTTTCAGTTAGCTTTTTGACCCTAGAGTTTCTTACCAGGTTCAAGTTCTATTTTAggggttttttttcttctattcaATCCTAAGTATTCGTGTAAAACAAGAATAGgagaataatatatattttgtcatTAATTTTGGGTTTTGCCTCTTAAATCATAATAAACTCAAAGAATAAGTGTGTATTCCGCACTTCCAAACTACTgaagtttaattatttataaaaacttgGTCAATTAAGTTACGGAGTAACACAATTACATTAGAATATCAAACTATATGTATCAATATTTGAAAGTCAAGTTGAATGTGCCAATATTTGAAACGGCAAACATTAGTGTTTCTTTTGGTTTGaggaataaaagaaaaaataaataaaaatgctaTAACACCACTATTTTATCACCGCTATAGCACATATATCGGTAGCCTAGCGTCGATTGAATAGCGGACCGCTCTTTACTGTTATGATAGCCACTATTTTGTTTGTGGACCGCTATAGCACCATAGTTAATACATAGGTCTAAACTTTAATACTTTgttcatttcattttaaatgCTCAATAGAGACTTATCAAGTCAACTGCTTTCAACTTtgagtataaatatatttgtaagtattatataacagttgatgaaatttatattaatgaaaattatactcgtatctaaaactaattttgtttatatatatatatatatatagtgaaaagttattttgagaaccttttttttgcgagaacttttgagaatttttcaaatcaagcccaaccgatgattgttctttacatgaaaattgttttttgactgttttctgaataacttatgtgtaattttgaagtttataattgtgtggaggcacaGATtgtcatccgttatacaattatgtggagatttggattcttgatcacatgtgcacgaatattgctatgatcacatgtatgcaagtcgattacatgtaatcatagcaatattcgtgcacatgtgatcaagaatccaaatctctacataattgtataacggatgataatctatgcctccacacaattaaaaactttaaaattacacataagttatttagaaaaaatcaaaaaacaattttcatgtaaagaataatcatcggttgagtttgatttgaaaagttttcaaaggttatcacaaaaaaaaggttatcaaaataacttttcatatatatatatatatatatatatatattatatgaagcgttatataatataaacaaaaaatttacgGTTAAATTTAACATGAAAGTATGAGACTTGATAAGTCAAAATTAGATATTAATATGGAACAAATGGAGTATTGATCGACGTCGTTGGACTGATCAAAAGTATAAACTAAATACCTATAACTCGTATGGGTAAGTCGAGTATCGTATCAGGGAATCATGGGAGAGtgttaaataatttacaaatttaattaaactagacataaatgtaaaatcgattgattgattaaaaCTGAAATTAGTTGTGAACTTAATACAATAATTCAATAAAATGAAACCAAATCATTCTCATGCTtccaattatgttttcaaatatgtaatctaacttatattagttggaaatcacatagacatgattcgttataacgtttggattgaatgaactAAAGAACTAAATtaatcggttgtgatgattcacgataacgaaaaaccggggaattgacacaactagattttcaattcactaaagtaaaattacaagttcatgagagattcaTTCAATAATCAATTATTACTTAACAATTTAAGATCAAGTGAaagatgaatttcattcaagatcataaacaagtaatcatttaaacaatccaaacaacataagatgttaaaagactaatgagaaattaaacatctaatccaacatgaatatgagaaaggttgaacataaatggcttacataattgttcataTTAGAAGGATCAAAAGAAAACCTAATCTAACATCTTCATCAATGATTCTTCTATGTAGGCTAAGATCTCCATGGAATtgtgaattgatgatgaaattggggtgttggGAAGGTTAGGAATTGCTTCTTGTGTGTGAAAATATGAATGGTTAACTTCCAAATTCGTGTGGGATAATGATATAAACCGAAAAGTAATTAAATCACAGAAATTCGGAATCTTGTTCagcaactggcgtaacctacggTGACCCTTGGCGTAAGATATGCTTCCTTGTTTCTTCACTTTTGAGTTTTAAACAAAATGCTGAAATCTTTAAGTCTGGGCCACCGTAAGCTATGGTGGCATCCGGCGTACCTTACAATGCTTTGTTTTGTTCAGTTTTTCTTTACGCCACTCTGAAGCCACATTACGCTCAGGATATTGAACCAGCGTAAGCTACGCTGAACTCCAGCGTAAGCTACGCCTCTCTAGAAATGGAGTTTTCCAGTTTTGATTCTTTGACTTGCTTTCTGATCCGATTAGTTCCATTTCATCACCTAATGACCTGAAACatttaacaaatataaacatgtcctaATTGTCTATTAACAAGCATAAAACATGCCATTTGCACATATTAAGATCAAGTAtaaatttcattccatttgCACATATTAAGATCAAGTATAAATAAAAGGCAGAAAGATGTCATAAACTACAAAACATAAAAGTAGCACGATCCTAAAACtataacaactatatatatcaaaattacaattgttaaatttataacaattGAAAGAGAAACCATGATATATATCCAAACACCACAATCCCATAATTACTTAAAGACAATCGCCTggtaaaaatcataaaaacgGTTGAATTATTATCAATGGCATAATGTTATATCCATTATCAATGACAATAATGTTATTTCCTACTATTCCTTTTTATCATATTTTGACTATGTTTGACACAAGCTTTTCAAAAGCTTTTCAGGAgctttatcttttaattttaaactaaaagctcataaaatgttaaaagctttgtttggatttaactagctttagcttttatttgagagaaaaaactacaaaataaaacgctacttttatcaaatataccCTTTGTATTTCAATCAAATCACCTGAGAAAATGACACATGAAGTATAATTGTAAATGAAGTAATTAAAATAATCAAGACTTCCTGAACAGAAAAAAAAGTGTTTCAAATATGTACGTATGTCCCAATTCTATTGGTGAATGTTGCCACTTTTATAGCTTACGATTGATACATATAAGATTTTGCTTCGATCTTTATCTAAAATAATTGATCGATAGTTGCAAAATGACAATTTGATAAGTTTTTAAATTGATAATGTAACTCTACACTTCAGTAAGATGTGTATATATCTGATATAGAAAATTAATAtgatacattcatataagattTTGCTTCAATTTTCATGTATATGACGATATTTGCTTAAACTAACGAAAAATGTAGATGTGACTGATTCAATAGGTCTAGAAACATGCATGAAAATCAGGATTTGACACACATAACATGTGCCAAGGTCtataacataaaattaatttttttaatttataaaaaacttatttataaaAGTAGCTAATTTGGGTTGTGTTGTGTAGCTGGAAGAGAatcttttttctaataaaagGGCAGGTTGAATTgggttgtaacttgtaagtgtGAATATATATAGCCTAATCCAGTAATTTGTTGTAGTAAGCATTTTACAGATTAATTTCTTAATTAGAAGAAATCATAcatgtttatttaatatatgcAGGGGATGCCTGTGTTTCCCtacatgtgaaaaaaaaatgttagaagGCTGTACTGAAATTCATAACTTAAAAAGAAgcatacaaatacatatatgtttcgatcAGCGCACATgatttcctttttgtttttattatatgcTCTTCTATATATGAACCACTTGGTCTTAAATCAAATGACCAGCTGGGGCTTTCTTTGAGGAACTGACGGAGGAGGGTGTTGGCTTAGAGATCTGGAATCGAATCTTGATTCCCTATAGTTTCGGACATTTACCTTTTGAGCGTATGGGCCTATGTGTTATCACTCACGTTCTACAGAAATGTACCCTTTCTAACTTCTAGTATACTGCCCGCCTTAGATGTCATTACTGATGTTCAGATCattaatatctaacattttccGCTCAAAAAATCATAAACTAAGAAAAGATACgtagatatataataataaaaaaagacagTAGCTCCCTAAATCTACTCTTTGAGCTAATCATTTTCTAATTATCACTTCATTTCCCATGTTGAGAAGAAATCCCAAACATATTGTTTTAGATTTACGGGCGTGGAGCCCACTTTTTGTCGTGGCTAATTTcgtattaaaattttttttttgctcatATAGGGACGACATGGCTAATTTCGTGGCCAAAATTTTTTGCTCCGACATTTATGCCTTTTGGCCACAACCAGTGGCGATCTTGATAATTCAAACACCCTGATTGAGCAAACAAAATATGCCCCTAACTTCTACTAAATTCAagtatataaacttttttttaataaattataactaGCATTGTAACGAAAaattatacggagtatatgcataataaaattataattgtaGAATTACATACCATAGTAGTTACTTATTTACCCGATGATTTGTGAACTCTCCTAGCATTCTTCATAACAAAATGGTTGATTAGCTATTCACAGTTTATGTTATTTAAGATTTTGTTTTAGATAACTATCATGAAGTCTTTTCTTAAGACCATTGTTGATCGTAAATAAGATTTTAATAACTCCAACTTAAAAAAACTTCTGATTAATTAGCATATTATACAtgcattataatatatatatatatataaatttcaaaaatttatgcCTCTTTAAAATTATGGCCCAGTCAGGAATCGGGTTTGCACACCCGTGGCCGAATCCTATTTATCTTGTAGTGAATGTATTATATATACcgctataaaaaaaaagacaatataTAGTTCACTAATTATCATTTCCCAATTAAGCCATTCTCTTCTACTAATTACATCTACTTAGACAATTCAATGGCTTCAATCTACATTTCATGTCCGGGTATTGGATTTGCACGTCCTCGATCCCATGAAACAGGCAGGAGAAATATACAAGGGATCCGAAAACAACTGTATTCAACAAACCCAACAACCATGGCCGTAACTACTGATGATACATCCGTTTTGAGACGATCTGCAAACTACCCCCCTTCGTTGTGGTCGTATGATTTTCTGCAGTCACTGACTAACAACTACTATTTGGTAAGATGCCATTGCTCTTTCTGtaacatattttataaagtGGTGT harbors:
- the LOC122606285 gene encoding parthenolide synthase-like; its protein translation is MEIITLFSSWLFITTPLLSLILCMFLYNLRLINRSVTAGHKLPPNPPKLPIIGNLHQLLGKPRHQALWELSKEYGPIMLLYVGSKPYVVVSSSDMAKQVLKTNDHIFCSRPVSQATKRFSYNNMDIAFSPYSNHWREMRKLLVSELLGPKRARSFNHVLVSEIESMICSLSLHASANTAVNLSELIVASVKGMVCKVAFGKNYLEQPLNGPSWEVMLEETVDILGGSLGDSFPWLGRLIDQLSGWNGKLEKCFSNLDSYIDTLVDGHHNHTFAAISNDDKDFVHTLVELSLKENAYGYQLTRDDIKAIVMDVLTGGVDTTVVTLVWAMSKIVRSSRVMQKLQCEIRNCAGKIQKVNELDITKMTYLKMVVKETLRLHTPAPLLIPHESLSHCQIGGYDVFPGTTVLINGWGMGRDPSIWGENAAEFYPERFEHIDVDFGGGNFEMVPFGVGRRSCPAMNNALATVEFMIANLLYWFDWEVPSGMKNQDLNMDEAGSLVVRKKLPLHLVPKIKHN